AAAACACTCAGTGACGCACTAAAAAAAGAACAATAACATAGTGCGAGCGCGGGCGTTCAGCCTTGAACCACTGGAGCCAGAGGTCGCCGAAGCACCAATGCGCTTAAGCGCTATGTGAAGTGGACGTCAAGTCAGACCAACCGAATTAAAATTAAGGAGAGTATAGAGTTGAGACAAACAATAAAATGGATAATGTCACTAGTGCTGATTGCAGTATGTATTTCACCAGCGGCAGCAACAGCGCAAATTCAGTATGTTCCCAAAAAAACAGATGAAACATCTGAGGCGAGTCACGAGACAAAAAAAGACAAAGAATCTGAAATCGATGCTAAAACAGATGAGAGTTTACCAGCTGAACACATTGTTGTTAGCGTGTCGGAAGATGGTTATGTCACGTCACATGGTGACCACTATCATTATTACAATGGTCAAGTGCCGTATGAATCCATTTTTAGCGAATCCGTTTTAGCACCAAAGGATTATCAGTTGAATGAAAAGGATATTGTCAGCGAAGTTAAAGATGGTGTCATTGTTAAAATCGATAAAAAATACGCACTCTATATTAAAGACTTAGCTAAAGCAACTACCGTGCGTACAGCCGATGAATTAATGCTGCAGTCACACGATGTTTATCCCAAAGATGCAAAAGTAATTGTCAATCTAAGAACGACCTTGTCATTGGCGGATGGGACACCGATTATGTATGAAGCAGAGAAAAGTTATG
The genomic region above belongs to Aerococcaceae bacterium zg-1292 and contains:
- a CDS encoding pneumococcal-type histidine triad protein encodes the protein MRQTIKWIMSLVLIAVCISPAAATAQIQYVPKKTDETSEASHETKKDKESEIDAKTDESLPAEHIVVSVSEDGYVTSHGDHYHYYNGQVPYESIFSESVLAPKDYQLNEKDIVSEVKDGVIVKIDKKYALYIKDLAKATTVRTADELMLQSHDVYPKDAKVIVNLRTTLSLADGTPIMYEAEKSYDEFVKELAKPASVVWITANEFVLLTDDGLVVFPGKVSADMDFDEHLVAKEEFNYQDKDVLYKVDGLTVVQKDDHVYIVK